The following proteins are encoded in a genomic region of Arcobacter suis CECT 7833:
- the kdpC gene encoding potassium-transporting ATPase subunit KdpC has protein sequence MLKEIKKSVIVFGTLTLICGLAYPLLINTIGESVFASEANGSLVYEGKTPIASTLIAQNFTQQYYFHPRPSSAGTDGYDATSSSGSNFGYTSQKLHDAVKERVNAYRMENGLKATQKVPMDAVTTSGSGLDPHITVVNAMIQAKRVALSRGIEESKVIDVIHKNTQKVYWSIIGEEKINVVTLNLTLDREFGKVKI, from the coding sequence ATGTTAAAAGAAATTAAAAAATCGGTTATAGTATTTGGAACATTAACACTAATATGTGGTCTTGCCTATCCATTGCTTATAAATACAATTGGCGAAAGTGTATTTGCATCCGAAGCTAATGGCTCATTGGTATATGAAGGTAAAACACCTATAGCTTCGACATTGATAGCCCAAAATTTTACACAGCAGTATTATTTTCATCCTCGTCCTTCATCAGCAGGAACGGATGGGTATGATGCTACATCGTCGAGCGGATCAAATTTTGGATATACTAGCCAAAAACTCCACGATGCGGTGAAAGAGCGAGTGAATGCATATCGAATGGAAAATGGATTGAAGGCAACTCAAAAGGTTCCAATGGATGCAGTGACGACTAGTGGAAGTGGACTTGATCCGCACATCACTGTGGTGAATGCAATGATACAGGCAAAACGAGTAGCCCTATCACGTGGAATTGAAGAATCTAAAGTGATAGATGTTATTCATAAAAATACTCAAAAGGTTTATTGGAGTATCATAGGGGAAGAAAAAATAAATGTCGTAACATTAAATTTAACATTAGACAGAGAATTTGGAAAAGTTAAAATCTAA
- the kdpA gene encoding potassium-transporting ATPase subunit KdpA has translation MEELDMVLFALFAILVVIFGFFLGNYIYKIFDGKQTFLDPIVSPIENILFRISGIDSKKSQSFKEYTVSLMVFNILGIFALFFMLFFQNVFPLNPQNFSNLSWHLALNTAISFVTNTNWQSYGGESTMSYFSQMVGLSIQNFLSAATGAAVAVALMRGLTGRGIGNFYVDMTKTTLRLLLPIALICAVFFVSQGVIQTLAPYIDVTTIEGAKQTLAMGPVASQEAIKLLGTNGGGFFNVNSAHPFENPNELTNFIQIFSIFLIPVALLFTYGKFAGNRREGIAIFGAMTLLFALTLGGTYYAESQGNAMLSSLGVENGPSMEGKEVRFALGASSLFATVTTAASCGAVNSMHDSYSPLAGGTMMLQMMVGEVIFGGVGAGFYAMIVYVLLSMFMIGLMVGKTPMYLGKKIEAYEIKAVIIALLLPSMAILGFSAIAANYADGLAGLNNAGPHGLGEILYAYTSAAANNGSAFAGLTANTPFYNITLAIAMFIGRFGVIIPMIAIAVSMSNKKTYALSSGSVKSDNTTFTIFLAFTILILGALTFLPALTFTAIAEHVLMLSGKIY, from the coding sequence ATGGAAGAATTAGACATGGTATTATTTGCGTTATTCGCAATCTTGGTGGTCATTTTTGGCTTTTTTCTTGGTAATTATATTTACAAGATTTTTGATGGTAAACAAACATTTTTAGATCCAATTGTATCTCCGATTGAAAATATTTTATTTCGTATCAGTGGTATTGATTCTAAAAAATCACAAAGTTTCAAAGAGTACACTGTTTCACTGATGGTGTTTAATATTCTTGGAATTTTTGCTTTATTTTTTATGTTATTTTTTCAAAATGTGTTTCCGCTTAATCCACAAAATTTCTCGAATTTAAGTTGGCATTTAGCACTCAATACAGCCATTAGTTTTGTTACTAATACAAACTGGCAAAGTTATGGTGGTGAAAGTACGATGAGCTACTTTTCACAAATGGTCGGGTTAAGTATTCAAAACTTCCTTTCCGCAGCTACTGGTGCTGCAGTGGCAGTAGCTCTTATGCGTGGTTTAACGGGTAGAGGAATTGGCAATTTTTATGTTGATATGACTAAAACAACATTACGTTTGTTATTGCCAATTGCGCTGATTTGTGCAGTCTTTTTCGTGTCACAAGGGGTAATTCAGACTTTAGCACCGTATATTGATGTAACTACAATAGAAGGAGCAAAACAAACTTTGGCAATGGGTCCTGTTGCAAGTCAAGAGGCAATTAAGCTGCTTGGGACTAACGGTGGCGGATTTTTCAATGTCAACAGTGCCCATCCTTTTGAGAATCCGAATGAATTGACTAATTTTATACAAATATTTTCAATCTTTTTAATTCCTGTCGCATTGTTGTTTACATATGGTAAATTTGCAGGTAACCGTCGAGAGGGGATTGCTATTTTTGGGGCGATGACACTGTTGTTTGCGCTAACGCTGGGTGGTACGTACTATGCTGAATCGCAGGGAAATGCGATGCTGAGCTCTTTGGGTGTTGAAAATGGACCAAGTATGGAAGGGAAAGAAGTTCGGTTTGCTTTAGGTGCATCGAGTCTATTTGCAACGGTTACGACAGCGGCATCATGTGGTGCAGTTAACTCTATGCATGACAGTTATTCGCCTCTTGCTGGTGGGACAATGATGCTTCAGATGATGGTTGGAGAGGTTATCTTTGGTGGGGTCGGTGCAGGATTTTACGCAATGATAGTTTATGTACTCCTTTCAATGTTTATGATCGGTCTAATGGTTGGAAAAACACCTATGTATTTGGGTAAAAAGATTGAAGCTTATGAGATTAAAGCTGTTATCATCGCTTTATTGCTTCCATCGATGGCAATTTTGGGATTTTCGGCAATTGCGGCGAATTATGCCGATGGACTAGCAGGCTTAAACAACGCTGGACCGCATGGTTTGGGAGAAATTCTCTATGCTTACACATCTGCAGCTGCAAACAATGGAAGTGCATTTGCTGGACTTACAGCGAATACACCGTTCTATAACATTACGTTGGCTATTGCGATGTTTATTGGTCGTTTCGGGGTAATCATTCCAATGATTGCAATTGCTGTGAGTATGTCGAACAAAAAAACGTATGCTCTATCTTCTGGTTCAGTGAAAAGTGATAATACGACGTTTACCATCTTTTTGGCGTTTACCATTCTAATTTTGGGAGCGTTGACATTTTTACCAGCATTAACGTTTACAGCGATTGCAGAGCATGTACTTATGCTATCTGGCAAGATATATTAA
- a CDS encoding helix-turn-helix domain-containing protein, with translation MKDEIIEKYLNDINELGFEKTLTLDSNDVAKILRVQSRTIVNWAKENIGPKCKKIGKSYIYTKRDIAEFLAQN, from the coding sequence ATGAAAGATGAAATTATAGAAAAATATTTAAATGACATAAATGAGTTAGGTTTTGAAAAAACTCTAACACTTGATAGTAATGATGTAGCAAAAATATTAAGAGTCCAATCTAGAACAATTGTAAATTGGGCAAAAGAAAATATTGGTCCTAAATGTAAAAAAATAGGAAAATCATACATTTATACTAAAAGAGACATAGCTGAATTTTTAGCTCAAAACTAG